The Neorhizobium sp. NCHU2750 genome contains the following window.
CTGTTTCCACCATTGACGATGCGCGACATAAGAGACGTGTATCAGCCCTTGCCGCCGAAGATCGAGGTGAATGTCTTCACATCGGCCTCGGAATTCTTCAGCGCGGACGCCGGGTCGATCGGCAGAACCTTGATCGTGTCGCGGGCCGGGAAACCGGCCGGAACCGGCATGCCGTTGCGGGCTGGGATATAGCCGAGCTTCAAGAACCCTTCCTGGCCCTTTTCCGACAGGACGTAGTCGATGAACCTCTTGGCGGCTTCGGCATGCTTGGTGCCGGCAATGATCGCGACCGGCTCGGTCACGGCCGATACGCCTTCCTTCGGGAAGACGAACTCGACGGGTGCGCCCTTGGCCTTTTCGCGGATCGGCATGTAGTCGACGACGACGCCATAGGCCTTTTCGCCGGTGGCGACCGACTTCAGCACGCCGCCATTGCCGCCGGCAGCGATTGCGCCATTGTCCTTGAGCTTCTTGTAGTAGTCCCAGCCGAGGCCCGGCACGGCAGCAAGCGTCTGCGCGTGGATGAGAGCCGCACCCGAGGCCACCGGGCTCGGCATGGTGACGAGGCCCTTGGCTTCCGGCTTGGTGAGATCTTCCCAGCTGGTCGGCTTCATGGCCGCCTGGGTATTGTACATGATGCCGGTGGTGATCAGCTTCGTCGAATAATAGTAGCCGTCGGCATCATAGAATGCCTTGTCGTAATTGGCGGCTTCCGGCGACTTGTAGGCCATCAGCTGCTTGGCTTCCTTCATCCGCTCCAGCGTCACCGTGTCGGCGATCAAGAGAACATCGGCAACCGGGTTTCCGGCCTGCAGTTCCGCATTCAGCTTCGCCATGATCTGTGGAGTTCCGTCGCGAACCCACTGCACGTCGAGGCCGGGATTGGCGGCCTTGAAACCATCGACGGTCTGCTGCGCGTCTTCGTTCGGCTGGCTGGTATAGAGAACCAGATCGGCAGCCGAAGCGGTGCCGGCGAGACCGAGCGCAACAAGCGCCGTAAAGGTGGACAGAAGCTTTGTCATCGAGGTCATCCTGTTTAAGATGACGCCGCTAAGAACACAGATCAACGACACGCATGTGACAGTATTCGACCGATGCAAACGGAAACTGCAAAAAAGGGCGAAACCCCACGGATATCGCCCTTTTTACGACTTAAAGTCACATAATCGGCAGGCTTTCATGGTGATCGACCGTGGCACCGGCGATCAGCCGGCCGAGCCGCTTGATGCCCTCGTCGATCATCTGGTCGTTGGCACAGGAGAAGCTTACCCTCAGTGTGTTGGCATTGCTGCCATCGGCGAAAAAGGCCTTGCCCGGCACGAAGGCAACACGCTCGCTTGCCAGCGATTTTGCCAGAAGCTCCGCGCCGTCCATACCCTCGGGCAGCGTCACCCAGACAAACATGCCACCTTCCGGCTTCGTCCAGCTGGTTCCCTTCGGCATGTATTTCTCAAGAGCAGCCAGCATCGCATCGCGGCGTCCGCTATAGACGCGCTTGATCTTGGCGACCTGCTCGTCGAACCCGCGCACGGCAACATGTTCGACGGCGATCTGGTTGATCGTCGAGGAATGCAGGTCGGCCGCCTGCTTCATCAGCACCAGCTTGCGGATGACCGGCATTGCCGCGATGACGAAGCCGACACGCAGGCCCGGCGCCAGCGTCTTGGAGAAGCTGCCGCTATAGATCGTGCGGGTGTTCTCGATGCCGCCCTTGCGGGCGATATCGAGCGAAAGGATCGGCGATACCGGCTCGCCATCGAAGCGCAGGTTCTGGTAGGCCGCGTCTTCGAGGATGGCGATATCCAGCTCGTCGGCAAGCGCCAGGAGCTTCCGGCGCCCCTCCAGATCGATCGTCTCGCCCGTCGGGTTGGAGAAATCCGCCGACAGATAGGCGAATTTCACGGAACCACCCGCCTTGGCTGCCGTCTCGCGATAGGCATCGGGCGTGCGGTTGCCGTTGAGCGACAGCTGGTCATAGCTCGGCTCATAGGCGTTGAAGGCCGAAAGCGCGCCGAGATAGGTCGGCCACGTAACGAGCGCCGTATCCTTCGGCGACAGGAACAGCTTGCCCAGATAGTCGAGCGCCTGCTGCGACCCGGACGTGATGAACACGTTATCGGCGGTACAGTCGATGCCGATCTTGGCGACATCGGCAACGATCCAGTCGCGCAGCGGCTTGTAGCCTTCGCTGACCGAATACTGCAGCGCCGAGTTTACCTGCGCACTCGAAAAGATATCCGCATAGGCCTTCTGGAAGGCCTCGGAAGGAAACAGCGCAGGATCGGGAATCCCGCCTGCAAACGAGATGATGTCTGGCTGTTCCAAGAGTTTCAGCAGTTCACGAATTTCCGAAGCCTTCATCCGGCTGGAGCGGCTGGCGAAGATATGTTCCCAATCAAGCACGGGATGTTTCCTCTTGTTTCAATTTTGTTGCCCGTGCTTTACAAAAGTTTCGATAGGTCAGCAATGCTGACTTATCGATTTTCGGTACGATAATGGAAAATTTCAAACATTCGGCTTATAATAAAACATTCCCCTCCAGCGGTATGGCGCAAAGTGGCAGCAACTCTAAAACTCAACGCCCAATTATGTTCGCACGCCTATAACGAAGCCGTCGAAAAAATCGCTAGGTTGGCAGCATATGCCACCTCCCGCAGCTTAAAGATAATTGGATTCGGAGAATACTTTTCGATAGCGGAAGAGCTCGCTCAAAAAGACCTTATAATACTTTCCATCTCAACCCGACGCTTGGCAGAAATGACGAAAAGCCAGTCTGCCCT
Protein-coding sequences here:
- a CDS encoding ABC transporter substrate-binding protein; its protein translation is MTKLLSTFTALVALGLAGTASAADLVLYTSQPNEDAQQTVDGFKAANPGLDVQWVRDGTPQIMAKLNAELQAGNPVADVLLIADTVTLERMKEAKQLMAYKSPEAANYDKAFYDADGYYYSTKLITTGIMYNTQAAMKPTSWEDLTKPEAKGLVTMPSPVASGAALIHAQTLAAVPGLGWDYYKKLKDNGAIAAGGNGGVLKSVATGEKAYGVVVDYMPIREKAKGAPVEFVFPKEGVSAVTEPVAIIAGTKHAEAAKRFIDYVLSEKGQEGFLKLGYIPARNGMPVPAGFPARDTIKVLPIDPASALKNSEADVKTFTSIFGGKG
- a CDS encoding PLP-dependent aminotransferase family protein — protein: MLDWEHIFASRSSRMKASEIRELLKLLEQPDIISFAGGIPDPALFPSEAFQKAYADIFSSAQVNSALQYSVSEGYKPLRDWIVADVAKIGIDCTADNVFITSGSQQALDYLGKLFLSPKDTALVTWPTYLGALSAFNAYEPSYDQLSLNGNRTPDAYRETAAKAGGSVKFAYLSADFSNPTGETIDLEGRRKLLALADELDIAILEDAAYQNLRFDGEPVSPILSLDIARKGGIENTRTIYSGSFSKTLAPGLRVGFVIAAMPVIRKLVLMKQAADLHSSTINQIAVEHVAVRGFDEQVAKIKRVYSGRRDAMLAALEKYMPKGTSWTKPEGGMFVWVTLPEGMDGAELLAKSLASERVAFVPGKAFFADGSNANTLRVSFSCANDQMIDEGIKRLGRLIAGATVDHHESLPIM